One stretch of Chryseobacterium indologenes DNA includes these proteins:
- a CDS encoding APC family permease: MELRIKPFLKNEYPKKGLLIKGPSPLVWLQEMETLGISLDGIKSYPVPANSPTVLYGCFLVFHDNAPQEIGKNVYFQCVDNKLFIPENTTLYPRVNPEDWSMVDSDFLIMHPDFGLVKLSEQVDWVELIQEAGRMETNIRKPLNGVKIPQTIESYTVEMDDEKMLEALQKPQTEEEWMNSLPFDLKKVMAGNKKEIEKYLKYIEKYPERAIDLGVPLDIMGTSRGDGFSKFTWLEGLFGGGAGDKQESTGTKNFRRIFWAVIVMAIVFKIAFPSSENQSKQEENKVSSGTIAGDAVRAPSDMIAFHSGVSEIDQKIDSIYYNERKGLSNELLNAGMQESKTEKEKKEYKKKGGRDVNEIGHDIQKLSNKEQQSRDSLKIIYTKRITKHINERSEGLKRKISDSLKQYTKGKPVNGDVVKYLLKKKQVLMQDSLGKLYGTIDMADMAPPSPIKDSKVKGVESGNSSFKKDTAVSDIIYMVILMIAAVGLYSFLFKNKSLNLGGDNVPTWVKLLLIVILVVMLVYLFYPLVKMFGYNWFVWVLAIGVMLLLYRLFRDDKTILKSDDDE; this comes from the coding sequence ATGGAGCTTAGAATAAAACCTTTCCTGAAAAATGAATACCCTAAAAAAGGACTTTTGATAAAAGGCCCCTCACCTTTGGTATGGCTTCAGGAGATGGAAACTTTAGGAATCAGCCTGGATGGGATCAAATCTTATCCCGTTCCGGCCAATAGTCCCACCGTATTGTATGGATGTTTTCTTGTATTTCATGATAATGCCCCGCAGGAAATTGGAAAGAATGTTTATTTCCAATGTGTAGATAACAAACTTTTTATTCCGGAAAATACAACCCTTTATCCGAGGGTTAATCCGGAAGACTGGAGTATGGTAGATTCTGATTTTCTCATTATGCATCCTGATTTTGGATTGGTAAAATTATCAGAGCAGGTTGATTGGGTTGAATTGATTCAAGAGGCAGGGAGAATGGAAACAAATATCAGAAAACCTTTGAATGGTGTTAAGATTCCCCAAACCATAGAGAGCTATACCGTGGAAATGGATGATGAAAAAATGCTTGAAGCATTACAGAAACCCCAGACCGAAGAAGAATGGATGAACAGCCTGCCGTTTGATTTGAAAAAAGTAATGGCAGGAAACAAAAAAGAAATTGAAAAGTATTTAAAATATATAGAAAAATATCCGGAAAGAGCTATCGATTTGGGGGTTCCATTAGATATTATGGGAACTTCCAGAGGAGATGGGTTTAGCAAATTTACCTGGCTGGAGGGGTTGTTTGGCGGAGGAGCAGGTGATAAACAGGAAAGTACGGGTACCAAGAATTTCCGTAGGATATTCTGGGCTGTTATTGTCATGGCAATTGTTTTTAAAATAGCTTTTCCATCTAGTGAAAATCAGTCTAAGCAAGAGGAAAATAAGGTGTCTTCAGGGACTATCGCAGGAGATGCAGTAAGAGCCCCTTCAGATATGATTGCTTTTCATTCAGGAGTTTCTGAAATAGATCAAAAGATAGATTCCATATACTATAATGAAAGGAAAGGTCTGTCCAATGAACTTTTGAATGCAGGAATGCAGGAAAGTAAAACGGAAAAAGAAAAAAAAGAATATAAAAAGAAAGGAGGCAGGGATGTCAATGAAATCGGTCATGATATTCAAAAACTTAGCAATAAAGAGCAGCAAAGCAGGGATTCCCTTAAAATAATTTATACCAAAAGAATAACAAAGCATATTAATGAAAGAAGTGAAGGATTGAAACGTAAAATTTCAGACTCATTAAAACAATATACCAAAGGAAAGCCGGTAAATGGAGACGTTGTTAAATACCTTTTAAAGAAAAAACAGGTTCTGATGCAGGATTCTTTAGGAAAATTATACGGCACTATTGATATGGCCGATATGGCGCCACCATCTCCCATCAAAGACTCAAAAGTAAAAGGAGTAGAATCCGGTAATAGCTCATTTAAAAAAGACACCGCCGTTTCAGATATTATATACATGGTGATTCTGATGATTGCAGCAGTAGGATTATATTCTTTCCTGTTTAAAAATAAATCATTAAATCTTGGAGGAGATAATGTTCCGACCTGGGTGAAATTGCTTTTGATTGTTATTCTGGTTGTGATGCTGGTGTATCTGTTTTATCCGTTGGTTAAAATGTTTGGTTACAACTGGTTCGTATGGGTATTGGCAATTGGAGTAATGTTGCTGCTTTACCGTTTGTTCAGAGACGATAAAACCATTTTAAAATCCGATGATGATGAATAA
- a CDS encoding penicillin-binding protein — protein MTIQRAHINAEVCKSPSILGLFVYDGMIWNEAKCADFGNYLL, from the coding sequence ATGACAATACAAAGAGCACATATCAATGCAGAAGTATGCAAAAGCCCATCAATACTGGGATTATTTGTGTATGACGGGATGATATGGAATGAGGCGAAATGTGCTGACTTTGGAAATTATTTACTATAA
- a CDS encoding ribonuclease H-like YkuK family protein, with protein METQQQTWQNMNGKMFQHSITQLVEEAIIREQANGHRLKVCVGSDSHVYGEAINYATAVVLIREGKGAFTFIRKEREIQTISIKERMLNEVNKSVEIAYAICSVLDTYGVEMEVHADINTDPDFKSNVALKDAMGYILGMGYVFKAKPFAFASSNCADMMV; from the coding sequence ATGGAAACGCAACAACAAACATGGCAGAATATGAATGGAAAAATGTTCCAACACTCTATCACACAGCTGGTAGAAGAAGCCATTATTCGCGAACAGGCCAACGGACATCGTCTGAAAGTATGTGTGGGATCAGACTCTCATGTATATGGAGAAGCTATTAATTATGCTACAGCAGTAGTATTGATTCGTGAGGGAAAAGGAGCGTTTACCTTTATCAGAAAAGAAAGAGAGATACAGACCATCAGTATTAAAGAGCGAATGCTGAACGAAGTCAACAAATCTGTTGAAATTGCTTATGCAATCTGTTCTGTATTGGACACTTATGGAGTAGAAATGGAGGTACACGCAGACATCAATACCGACCCTGATTTTAAATCCAATGTCGCATTAAAAGATGCTATGGGATACATTCTGGGAATGGGATATGTGTTTAAAGCAAAACCTTTTGCCTTCGCAAGTTCCAATTGTGCTGATATGATGGTGTAA
- a CDS encoding cyclic-phosphate processing receiver domain-containing protein, translating into MEMTKRLLFLDDIRYPIEAYHYTKQDIFLRRDWHIVRNYDQFVNRILEKGLPEMISFDHDLADEHYLKPDTKEFVEKTGYDCAKWLVEYCMDNYLDLPKFYYHSMNSVGKENIESLLKNFKKLKK; encoded by the coding sequence ATGGAAATGACCAAAAGACTATTGTTTCTGGATGATATAAGATATCCTATTGAGGCATATCATTATACCAAACAGGACATTTTCCTCAGAAGAGACTGGCATATTGTTCGGAATTACGATCAGTTTGTCAACAGAATCCTGGAAAAAGGCCTTCCGGAAATGATTTCTTTTGATCATGATCTTGCAGACGAGCACTATCTGAAACCAGATACAAAAGAATTTGTTGAAAAGACAGGTTATGATTGTGCAAAATGGCTGGTAGAATATTGTATGGATAACTATTTAGACTTACCGAAATTTTACTACCACTCCATGAATTCCGTAGGAAAGGAGAATATAGAAAGCCTTTTAAAAAACTTTAAAAAACTAAAAAAATGA
- a CDS encoding RNA ligase, Rnl2 family, translating into MIFKTYNSIENAYQTRVIDQIRMQGFGDEVFIVQEKVHGANFSFFTDGKEIKIAKRTAFIEKDEKFYNAHQILEQYRKNVINLFQKVKTIYPNVETVVIYGELFGGGYKHKEVEPVKNAIKVQAGIEYAPFNDFYAFDIKLNGVTYLDTDIVNSIFEETGFFYAKTLFEGTLEEALTFPNVFNSKIPIWLGLPELNNMCEGTIIKTLKTRYFGNGARVILKNKNEKWIEKSKMVKKQRKTVQKTVHFSENAQKIWEEIQTYVTANRLNNVMSKIGEFEPKMIGKVIGLFAQDILEDFEKDFPSVFTTIEKDEQKRINKKLNAAVIDCVKEELMTLKV; encoded by the coding sequence ATGATTTTCAAAACATATAACTCTATAGAAAATGCTTACCAAACCCGCGTGATCGATCAGATCAGGATGCAGGGTTTTGGAGATGAGGTTTTCATCGTGCAGGAAAAAGTTCATGGGGCTAATTTCTCTTTCTTTACCGACGGAAAGGAAATTAAGATTGCTAAAAGAACAGCTTTCATTGAAAAAGATGAAAAATTTTATAATGCACATCAGATTTTGGAACAATACAGAAAAAATGTAATTAATTTGTTTCAAAAAGTGAAAACTATATACCCGAATGTTGAAACTGTAGTCATCTACGGCGAATTGTTCGGTGGCGGTTATAAACATAAAGAAGTAGAACCCGTTAAAAATGCAATAAAAGTGCAGGCAGGCATTGAATATGCACCTTTCAACGATTTTTATGCATTCGACATTAAGTTGAATGGGGTTACTTATTTAGATACGGATATCGTCAACTCAATTTTTGAGGAGACCGGATTTTTCTATGCTAAAACCTTGTTTGAAGGAACTTTAGAAGAAGCTTTGACGTTCCCGAATGTTTTCAATTCTAAGATCCCAATCTGGTTAGGACTACCGGAATTGAACAATATGTGTGAAGGAACCATTATCAAAACTCTTAAAACCAGATATTTCGGAAACGGAGCCAGAGTTATTCTTAAAAATAAGAATGAAAAATGGATCGAGAAATCTAAAATGGTTAAAAAACAAAGGAAAACGGTTCAGAAAACAGTTCATTTTAGCGAAAATGCTCAAAAGATCTGGGAAGAAATTCAAACGTATGTAACCGCAAACAGATTGAATAATGTGATGAGCAAGATTGGTGAATTTGAGCCCAAAATGATAGGGAAAGTCATAGGCCTTTTTGCCCAGGATATTTTAGAAGATTTTGAAAAAGATTTTCCTTCAGTTTTCACTACAATAGAAAAAGACGAGCAGAAAAGGATCAACAAAAAGTTGAATGCTGCAGTCATAGATTGTGTAAAAGAAGAGTTGATGACTCTTAAAGTATAG
- a CDS encoding peptidase: protein MLQAEIKSLLKEDISILIKVPNSGKHYLCDCGEASLLTVKEAQTISAIFISHTHIDHFANFDGIFRHQMGSGEKVVICGPKNIHEQIGARLTSYTWNLIDENAIEYEIHEIISKEEINIYTLRPPYWTQKFVRTQNFLFADEYVDVDFAILDHKTDSIAYLFKEKDSVTFHENASDFKKGKWISELKAAFESNGTDKEIEIEGTLYTASDLFHLLTRYEGYKLGVIMDHAVDEDNYQKIKTVFSQADKVYIETFYKDSDQEFAKINYHSFASASGKIMNECKVKEAIPIHFSRRYTETDQQEIEAAFYKAFRN from the coding sequence ATGTTACAGGCAGAAATAAAAAGTCTTTTAAAAGAAGACATCAGTATATTAATAAAAGTTCCCAATTCAGGAAAGCATTACTTATGCGATTGTGGAGAAGCAAGTTTGCTTACGGTGAAGGAAGCACAGACAATATCAGCGATCTTCATCAGCCATACGCATATCGATCATTTTGCCAATTTTGATGGTATTTTCAGACATCAGATGGGAAGTGGAGAAAAAGTAGTGATCTGCGGACCAAAAAATATTCATGAACAAATTGGAGCAAGACTAACATCCTATACATGGAATTTAATAGATGAAAATGCTATTGAATATGAAATCCATGAGATTATTTCCAAAGAAGAAATCAATATTTATACTCTTCGTCCGCCTTACTGGACACAGAAATTTGTTAGGACACAGAACTTTCTTTTTGCAGATGAATATGTAGATGTTGATTTTGCGATTCTGGACCATAAAACAGATTCCATCGCGTATCTGTTTAAAGAAAAAGATTCAGTCACTTTCCATGAAAATGCTTCTGATTTCAAAAAAGGAAAATGGATCAGCGAATTGAAAGCAGCCTTTGAAAGTAATGGTACAGATAAGGAAATTGAAATTGAAGGAACTTTGTACACAGCATCAGACTTGTTTCATTTACTAACCAGGTATGAAGGCTATAAGTTAGGCGTTATTATGGATCATGCAGTAGATGAAGACAATTATCAAAAGATAAAAACTGTTTTCAGCCAGGCTGATAAGGTTTATATTGAAACCTTTTACAAAGATTCAGATCAGGAATTTGCAAAGATCAATTACCACAGTTTTGCTTCAGCATCAGGAAAAATTATGAATGAATGTAAAGTGAAAGAAGCCATTCCGATCCATTTTTCAAGAAGGTATACTGAAACCGACCAACAGGAAATTGAAGCCGCTTTTTACAAAGCATTTAGAAATTAA
- a CDS encoding metallophosphoesterase family protein: MKPNIFFTADHHFGHENIIKFSERPFESMEQMNEELIKRWNERINPGDTVYHLGDFSLGKPDFTKEILDQLNGNIHLIKGNHEGAALTYPKRFASIRDYHELKIDDPDNSNGKQKIILFHYAMRTWNGSHRGVWQLYGHSHGTLPDDEMALSFDVGVDCHNFYPISYEEVKEIMKKKKWTPPFGPRE, encoded by the coding sequence ATGAAACCCAATATATTTTTTACAGCAGACCATCATTTTGGTCACGAAAATATTATAAAATTCTCTGAAAGACCCTTTGAGTCTATGGAGCAAATGAATGAAGAACTCATCAAAAGATGGAACGAGAGAATCAATCCCGGAGATACGGTCTATCATTTAGGAGATTTCAGTCTTGGGAAACCGGATTTTACCAAGGAAATCTTAGATCAACTGAACGGAAACATCCATTTGATAAAAGGCAATCACGAAGGAGCTGCTTTAACATATCCTAAACGATTTGCCTCCATCAGAGATTATCACGAGCTTAAAATTGATGATCCGGATAATAGCAATGGAAAACAGAAAATTATCCTCTTCCATTATGCCATGCGTACCTGGAATGGTTCACATCGCGGAGTATGGCAACTATACGGACATTCACACGGAACATTACCGGATGATGAAATGGCACTAAGCTTCGATGTTGGGGTAGACTGCCATAATTTTTACCCGATTTCCTACGAAGAAGTGAAGGAAATTATGAAAAAGAAAAAGTGGACACCGCCATTCGGGCCTAGGGAGTAA
- a CDS encoding 3'-5' exonuclease: MKTTNQIIIVDLEATCWENDRIPIGQKVDIIEMGICKLDLISNTISQKQSIYVIPERSEINRFCTNLTGITPQLIEEKGIYFEEACQKIRDEYNPELLTWAGYGNFDREQIIEQSDWLGIENPFSGEYLNVMYEFKNHFRLHKSIGLKRALDYLKMDFEGNHHSGADDAYNTAKILNKILE, translated from the coding sequence ATGAAAACAACTAATCAAATCATAATTGTCGATTTGGAAGCTACCTGCTGGGAAAATGACAGGATTCCCATCGGACAGAAAGTTGATATTATCGAAATGGGAATTTGTAAGCTGGATCTGATATCCAATACTATTTCCCAAAAACAAAGCATTTATGTAATTCCCGAAAGATCGGAAATCAATAGATTCTGTACAAATCTAACAGGAATTACCCCGCAACTGATCGAAGAAAAAGGAATCTATTTTGAAGAAGCCTGCCAGAAGATCAGAGATGAATACAATCCTGAACTACTTACCTGGGCCGGCTATGGAAACTTTGACAGAGAGCAGATCATTGAACAAAGTGACTGGCTTGGAATAGAAAATCCTTTTTCAGGAGAATATCTGAACGTGATGTATGAGTTCAAAAATCACTTCAGACTGCATAAATCTATAGGATTAAAAAGAGCCCTGGATTATCTGAAAATGGATTTTGAAGGCAATCATCACAGCGGGGCAGACGATGCTTATAATACAGCCAAAATTCTCAATAAGATTTTGGAATAA
- a CDS encoding 3'-5' exonuclease, with protein sequence MKTTENILIIDLEATCWENRPPRGQESEIIEIGVCIMNAKTGKISQNEGILIKPQHSKVSPFCTELTTLTQSMLDTEGIMLDDAFDILRAEYDSEELTWASYGNYDLNMLQDQARRFYVDYPLSDDHINVKTLFGQIHPTIRKSVGMQRALNELGFKLDGTHHRGVDDARNIAKILHWCLQNN encoded by the coding sequence ATGAAAACAACAGAAAATATACTCATTATAGACCTTGAAGCCACGTGTTGGGAAAACCGCCCGCCGAGAGGTCAGGAAAGTGAGATTATCGAAATAGGAGTTTGCATTATGAATGCAAAAACCGGTAAGATTTCCCAAAATGAAGGGATCTTAATAAAACCCCAACATTCAAAAGTGAGCCCGTTTTGTACGGAACTTACTACCCTTACCCAAAGCATGCTGGATACAGAGGGAATTATGCTGGATGATGCCTTTGATATTCTGAGAGCAGAATATGATTCAGAAGAATTAACCTGGGCTAGTTACGGAAACTATGACCTGAATATGCTTCAGGACCAGGCCAGAAGATTTTATGTGGATTATCCGTTAAGCGACGATCATATCAATGTTAAAACCTTATTTGGCCAGATCCATCCTACCATAAGAAAAAGTGTAGGAATGCAAAGAGCACTGAATGAGCTTGGGTTTAAATTGGACGGTACCCATCACCGAGGAGTAGATGATGCCAGAAATATTGCGAAGATCCTGCATTGGTGCCTTCAGAATAATTAA
- a CDS encoding AAA family ATPase has protein sequence MEELIELLEHTNRSVFLTGKAGTGKTTFLNHFVKNTHKKHIIVAPTGIAAINAGGVTIHSLFAIPSRTFVPTTEPVDPNLAMNINELFPHFKYRKEKLDLFREIELIIIDEVSMLRADLLDMMDHSLRRVRRNQLPFGGVQLLFVGDLYQLPPVVRDDSERILSKYYETPFFFSAKALQNVRLITVELTTVYRQQDEEFLEILDAVRHADFHELDFEKLNSRYKPGFEPEAETYIHLCSHNRMADNINQKKLAELEAPSLFYKASVIGEFKETQYPIDEILELKVGAQIMFIRNDSSPEKNFYNGKLAEISYLDEENIKVILDESKKEITVTTEVWEQKRYTLDADKNIKTEVLGSFEQYPIRLAWAVTIHKSQGITFDRVIIDAGRSFASGQVYVALSRCRTLNGIILKSQISQNAIFKDHRIEDFQDATHADDSLVQIIEHEKYDYTLHKVQMTIDAGWLWEAVMNWKEIALTAEIPDSEKVNTLVDDFERESEHFFKVSGKFKKVIRLKLSDFINGKIQWQELEEKCRGAVSFFYKNVAEKMLLPLKSLYTETIGVKGLKNFNEETKKFLHDLDEYIEKLKSCHLLDTLLFNNEIEIDTSVKVVKKPTHIITFELFDQGMPPFEIAEKRNLTLATVYRHLAKMGLTEVERTFKQ, from the coding sequence TTGGAGGAACTCATCGAATTACTGGAACATACCAACAGAAGTGTATTCTTAACAGGAAAAGCAGGAACAGGAAAAACTACCTTCCTGAATCATTTTGTTAAGAACACCCATAAAAAGCATATCATTGTTGCTCCCACCGGGATTGCAGCCATTAATGCCGGTGGAGTAACCATACATTCGTTGTTTGCCATTCCTTCGCGAACATTTGTACCCACCACAGAACCTGTTGATCCTAATCTTGCCATGAATATCAACGAGCTGTTTCCTCATTTCAAATACAGAAAGGAAAAGCTGGATCTTTTTAGGGAAATAGAACTTATCATTATTGATGAAGTATCCATGTTGAGAGCCGATTTATTGGATATGATGGATCATTCATTAAGACGGGTAAGGCGGAACCAATTGCCATTTGGGGGAGTTCAGTTATTGTTCGTAGGAGATCTATATCAGTTGCCCCCCGTAGTAAGAGATGATTCTGAAAGAATTTTATCAAAGTATTATGAAACCCCGTTTTTCTTTTCAGCCAAAGCATTGCAGAATGTACGGTTAATAACAGTAGAATTAACGACAGTTTATCGACAACAGGATGAAGAATTCCTTGAAATATTGGATGCCGTTCGCCACGCAGACTTCCATGAATTAGACTTTGAAAAACTAAATTCCAGATACAAACCTGGTTTTGAGCCTGAAGCTGAAACCTATATTCATTTGTGTTCTCATAATCGTATGGCAGATAATATTAATCAGAAAAAACTGGCAGAGTTGGAGGCTCCATCGTTGTTTTACAAAGCCTCAGTGATTGGTGAATTTAAAGAAACCCAATATCCGATTGATGAAATCCTGGAACTGAAAGTAGGCGCTCAGATTATGTTCATCAGAAATGATTCCTCACCCGAAAAAAACTTTTATAATGGTAAGCTAGCAGAAATTTCTTACCTGGATGAAGAGAACATCAAAGTAATATTAGATGAAAGTAAAAAAGAAATCACTGTAACTACAGAAGTCTGGGAACAGAAAAGGTATACCCTGGATGCAGATAAGAATATTAAAACTGAAGTTTTGGGAAGTTTTGAACAGTATCCCATACGGTTGGCCTGGGCGGTTACCATTCATAAAAGCCAGGGAATTACGTTTGATCGTGTGATTATTGATGCCGGAAGATCCTTTGCCAGTGGCCAGGTCTATGTTGCACTAAGCCGTTGCCGCACCCTGAATGGAATTATTTTAAAATCCCAAATTTCACAGAATGCCATATTCAAAGATCATAGAATTGAAGACTTTCAAGACGCTACCCATGCTGATGATAGTTTAGTACAGATCATTGAACATGAAAAATACGATTATACATTACATAAAGTTCAGATGACAATAGATGCGGGCTGGTTATGGGAAGCTGTAATGAATTGGAAAGAAATAGCTCTTACTGCAGAAATACCAGATTCAGAGAAAGTCAATACTTTGGTTGATGATTTTGAAAGAGAAAGTGAACATTTTTTCAAAGTATCCGGGAAATTTAAAAAGGTGATCCGTTTGAAGTTATCCGATTTTATCAATGGAAAAATTCAATGGCAGGAGTTGGAAGAAAAATGCCGGGGTGCGGTCAGTTTTTTCTATAAAAATGTAGCAGAAAAAATGCTGTTGCCTTTGAAAAGCCTATATACAGAAACCATAGGAGTCAAAGGTTTGAAAAACTTCAATGAAGAAACGAAGAAATTTCTGCATGACCTTGATGAATATATTGAAAAGCTGAAGTCTTGCCATCTGTTGGATACCCTTTTATTCAATAATGAAATTGAAATAGATACTTCCGTAAAAGTGGTTAAAAAACCAACTCACATCATCACTTTCGAGCTATTCGATCAGGGAATGCCACCTTTTGAAATTGCAGAAAAAAGAAATCTTACCCTTGCTACAGTGTACAGGCACCTTGCAAAAATGGGTTTAACAGAAGTAGAGAGAACTTTTAAACAATGA
- a CDS encoding alpha/beta fold hydrolase — protein sequence MTRINGVDLCYEILGKEHQQTIVLISGLGSQMIRWDDSFCQLLVEQGFRVIRFDNRDSGMSVFPTEKKLSFNGDHQAFFSNLKAEDIPYSLMDMAKDVIGLLDYLQIDKAHFAGRSMGGIIAQLLGSHFPERILSLTIIMSTSLNPSLPPSDPEVMAMMMKTSVDPFADKEGYIRERLVFAERISGNLYELDESLEIKMIEEELFRSKTKNGVIRQLLAMASFQYNLDHLKKIKVPALVIHGTQDPIFNPDCGKDIADSIPNAKLIEIEGMGHSIPQELYSLICNQMTGLISEIKE from the coding sequence ATGACCAGAATAAACGGTGTTGATTTATGTTATGAAATTTTAGGAAAAGAACATCAACAGACAATTGTATTGATTTCAGGATTGGGAAGTCAGATGATCCGCTGGGACGATTCTTTTTGTCAATTATTAGTAGAACAAGGGTTCCGGGTAATCCGGTTTGATAACAGAGATTCCGGAATGTCTGTTTTCCCAACTGAGAAGAAACTTTCTTTTAATGGAGACCATCAGGCGTTTTTTTCTAACCTTAAAGCTGAGGATATTCCCTATTCTTTGATGGATATGGCAAAGGATGTAATTGGTTTGCTTGATTATTTACAGATTGATAAAGCTCATTTTGCTGGCAGATCCATGGGCGGAATTATTGCTCAGTTATTAGGTTCTCATTTTCCGGAAAGGATTCTATCATTAACGATTATTATGTCAACTTCTTTGAATCCTTCATTACCGCCCTCAGATCCGGAAGTCATGGCAATGATGATGAAAACTTCGGTAGATCCGTTTGCAGACAAGGAAGGTTATATCAGGGAAAGGTTAGTTTTTGCTGAAAGGATTTCCGGAAATTTATATGAATTAGATGAAAGTTTAGAAATCAAAATGATTGAGGAAGAGCTTTTTCGTTCAAAAACAAAAAACGGGGTTATCAGACAGCTTCTTGCAATGGCTTCCTTTCAATATAATCTGGATCATTTGAAAAAAATCAAAGTTCCGGCTTTGGTTATCCATGGAACCCAGGATCCTATTTTCAACCCTGATTGTGGAAAAGATATTGCAGATTCTATTCCCAATGCGAAATTGATAGAGATTGAAGGAATGGGACATTCTATTCCTCAGGAGTTGTATTCATTGATATGCAATCAAATGACTGGATTGATCTCAGAAATTAAAGAATAA
- a CDS encoding GIY-YIG nuclease family protein, producing the protein MKNAIKQQLREKAKNHVTTMGVLAVKNNTTGKQYIKGTLNLEALVNKMKFLLTGNSFESAQLQEDWNEYGGENFSFEFMTIIPVQENPYINYRKEIVKAEQTAMSEINRELLYTS; encoded by the coding sequence ATGAAAAATGCGATCAAACAACAGCTTCGTGAAAAAGCAAAGAACCATGTCACAACAATGGGTGTTTTGGCTGTGAAAAATAATACAACGGGAAAACAATACATTAAGGGAACATTAAACCTGGAAGCGCTGGTAAACAAAATGAAATTTTTACTCACAGGTAATTCATTTGAAAGTGCTCAGCTACAGGAAGACTGGAATGAATATGGAGGTGAAAATTTCAGTTTTGAATTTATGACCATTATTCCAGTTCAAGAAAACCCTTATATCAATTATCGTAAAGAGATTGTAAAGGCAGAACAAACTGCTATGTCAGAGATTAACCGTGAACTCCTTTATACATCATGA
- a CDS encoding MarR family winged helix-turn-helix transcriptional regulator, with protein MNVNKLQSVIARKFDSLSAHGLGFNDFVILYILNQSSESKMRRIDLAEKIGVTASGITRLLNPLEKTGLVARETNERDARVSYVVITATGKKIFEEAKITAEHATKDILVSKKNKSLSIAAGLLAELGGNIK; from the coding sequence ATGAATGTTAATAAACTTCAATCGGTTATTGCCAGAAAGTTTGATTCTCTGAGTGCCCATGGATTAGGGTTTAATGATTTTGTGATTCTTTACATTCTCAATCAATCTTCGGAAAGTAAAATGCGCAGAATTGATCTGGCAGAAAAAATTGGAGTTACCGCCTCCGGCATCACCCGCCTACTGAATCCTTTGGAAAAAACAGGACTGGTAGCCAGGGAAACGAATGAAAGAGATGCGAGAGTGAGCTACGTTGTTATTACAGCGACTGGTAAAAAGATATTTGAGGAAGCTAAAATAACTGCTGAACATGCTACAAAGGATATTCTTGTTTCTAAAAAGAACAAATCTTTATCAATCGCTGCCGGGCTTTTGGCTGAACTGGGCGGAAATATTAAATAG